One region of Intestinimonas massiliensis (ex Afouda et al. 2020) genomic DNA includes:
- a CDS encoding transketolase: protein MEQSRIRELEVLAARARLLAVDMVHTANSGHIGGSLSAMDLLTVLYFHTMRVDPAHPHDPDRDRFVLSKGHCTPALYPILSLRGFFPQEELKLFRSIEGHLSGHAEMRHVKGVDMSTGSLGQGLSAAVGMALAGRLDGRDYRVYALLGDGELAEGQVWEAAMSAAKYKLDNLCAFVDLNGLQIDGKTADVMPTAPVDKKFEAFNWNVLTVDGHDCAAVADALEQAKAAQGRPTVILARTVKGKGVSFMENNAGWHGKAPNDEQYEQAIAELRAALAQLEVN, encoded by the coding sequence TTGGAACAATCGCGCATCCGTGAGCTGGAGGTCCTGGCGGCCAGGGCCAGGCTTCTGGCGGTTGACATGGTGCACACGGCCAATTCCGGCCACATCGGCGGCTCGCTGTCCGCCATGGACCTGCTGACCGTGCTGTACTTCCACACCATGCGGGTGGACCCCGCCCATCCCCACGACCCCGACCGGGACCGTTTTGTCCTGTCCAAAGGCCACTGCACCCCCGCCCTGTACCCCATTCTCTCCCTGCGGGGCTTCTTCCCCCAGGAGGAGCTGAAGCTCTTCCGTTCCATCGAAGGCCACCTGTCCGGCCACGCCGAGATGCGTCACGTCAAGGGCGTGGACATGTCCACCGGCTCGCTGGGCCAGGGGCTGTCCGCCGCCGTGGGCATGGCCCTGGCGGGCAGGCTGGACGGCCGGGACTACCGGGTCTATGCCCTGCTGGGCGACGGCGAGCTGGCCGAGGGCCAGGTGTGGGAGGCCGCCATGTCTGCGGCCAAGTACAAGCTGGACAACCTGTGCGCCTTCGTGGATCTGAACGGTCTGCAGATCGACGGTAAGACCGCCGACGTGATGCCCACCGCTCCGGTGGACAAAAAGTTTGAGGCCTTCAACTGGAACGTGCTGACGGTGGACGGCCACGACTGCGCCGCCGTGGCCGACGCGCTGGAGCAGGCCAAGGCCGCCCAGGGCAGGCCCACCGTCATCCTGGCCCGCACCGTGAAGGGTAAGGGCGTCTCCTTTATGGAGAACAACGCCGGCTGGCACGGCAAGGCTCCCAACGATGAGCAGTACGAGCAGGCCATAGCCGAGCTGAGGGCCGCTCTGGCCCAACTGGAGGTGAACTGA
- a CDS encoding exodeoxyribonuclease III, with the protein MKLISWNVNGLRACVKKGFFDFFTAADCDALCLQETKMQPGQADIDTPGYLQYWNSAEKKGYSGTAIFTRREPLCATYDIGDSDHVGEGRCITLEYPEFYLVTVYTPNAQDGLARLPYRMAWEDAFRSYLKSLDGRKPVVVCGDMNVAHQEIDLKNPKTNRGNAGFSDEERAKMTELLSAGFTDTFRWLYPDAAGAYSWWSYRFHARENNAGWRIDYFLVSDRLRDRVAGASILSDVYGSDHCPVCLELRD; encoded by the coding sequence ATGAAGCTCATATCCTGGAACGTCAACGGCCTGCGGGCCTGCGTCAAAAAGGGATTTTTCGACTTTTTTACCGCCGCGGACTGCGACGCGCTGTGCCTGCAGGAGACCAAGATGCAGCCCGGTCAGGCCGACATCGACACCCCCGGCTACCTGCAGTACTGGAACTCGGCGGAGAAGAAGGGCTACTCCGGCACCGCCATTTTCACCCGGCGGGAGCCCCTGTGTGCGACCTACGACATCGGGGATTCCGACCACGTGGGGGAGGGCCGGTGCATCACCCTGGAGTACCCGGAGTTCTATCTGGTCACCGTCTATACCCCCAACGCCCAGGATGGACTGGCCCGTCTGCCCTACCGCATGGCGTGGGAGGACGCCTTCCGGTCCTATCTCAAGAGTCTGGACGGCAGAAAGCCGGTGGTGGTCTGCGGGGACATGAATGTGGCCCACCAGGAGATCGACCTGAAAAACCCCAAGACCAACCGGGGCAACGCCGGCTTCTCCGACGAGGAGCGCGCCAAGATGACCGAGCTGCTCTCCGCCGGGTTTACCGACACCTTCCGCTGGCTGTACCCTGACGCTGCGGGGGCCTATTCCTGGTGGAGCTACCGCTTCCACGCCCGGGAGAACAACGCCGGGTGGCGCATCGACTATTTCCTGGTGTCCGACCGGCTGCGGGACCGCGTCGCCGGGGCCTCCATCCTCTCCGACGTGTACGGCAGCGACCACTGCCCGGTCTGCCTGGAGCTGAGGGACTGA
- a CDS encoding HPr family phosphocarrier protein: MTSFAVQLTSVADIKEFVDAANRLDCDVDVICGRYLVDGKSIMGLFSIDLSAPIRVEVHGTDAQGESFRRAVGRFVEQ, encoded by the coding sequence ATGACCAGCTTTGCCGTTCAGCTTACCTCTGTCGCAGATATCAAGGAATTTGTCGATGCGGCCAACCGCCTGGATTGCGATGTGGATGTGATCTGCGGCCGCTATCTGGTGGACGGCAAGTCCATCATGGGCCTGTTCTCCATCGACCTGTCCGCCCCCATCCGGGTGGAGGTCCACGGCACCGACGCCCAGGGGGAGTCCTTTCGCAGGGCCGTCGGCCGGTTCGTGGAGCAATAG
- the mtaB gene encoding tRNA (N(6)-L-threonylcarbamoyladenosine(37)-C(2))-methylthiotransferase MtaB — translation MQVAIHTLGCKVNQYETAALENALRARGHALVPFEGPADAYIINTCTVTAVSDKKSRQAIRQARKRAPGAVVAVCGCYAQTAPGAVEALGVDLIAGTAERMQFLDDLERLSAAKAAPNRPAPQVTVDNIMAHRTFEPLAAGGLEGRTRAMLKVEDGCTNFCSYCIIPYARGPVRSLPLERAAAEARRLAEEGYRELVLTGIELSSWGRDLPGGPGPMDLVEAVCAAAPGCRVRLGSLEPRTVTEDFSRRCAALDNLCPHFHLSMQSGCDATLRRMNRKYDTARYFESVELLRGYFQAPGLTTDLIVGFPGETEEEFAQTLTFVERCAFTAMHIFPYSRRTGTPAADLPGQVPRGVKEERARRAAALATRLERAYLASWVGQALPVLFEEEKEGLWRGHAPNYVQVRAQGAGLHNRVRQVRITGVGEDCLEGELL, via the coding sequence ATGCAAGTCGCCATACACACCCTGGGCTGCAAGGTCAATCAGTACGAGACCGCCGCCCTGGAAAACGCCCTCCGGGCCCGGGGGCACGCGCTGGTCCCCTTTGAGGGCCCGGCGGACGCCTATATCATCAACACCTGCACCGTCACGGCGGTGAGCGATAAAAAGTCCCGCCAGGCCATCCGTCAGGCCCGGAAACGCGCCCCCGGCGCGGTGGTGGCCGTCTGCGGCTGCTACGCCCAGACCGCCCCCGGGGCGGTGGAGGCCCTGGGGGTGGATCTGATCGCCGGGACGGCGGAGCGGATGCAGTTTCTGGACGATCTGGAGCGGCTCTCCGCCGCCAAGGCCGCCCCCAATCGCCCGGCCCCCCAGGTCACCGTGGACAACATCATGGCCCACCGGACCTTTGAGCCCCTCGCCGCCGGCGGTCTGGAGGGCCGCACCCGGGCCATGCTCAAGGTGGAGGACGGCTGCACCAACTTCTGCTCCTACTGCATCATCCCCTACGCCCGGGGACCGGTGCGCTCTCTGCCCCTGGAGAGGGCGGCGGCCGAGGCCAGACGGCTGGCAGAGGAGGGCTACCGGGAGCTGGTGCTCACCGGCATCGAGCTGTCCTCCTGGGGCCGGGACCTGCCCGGGGGGCCCGGGCCCATGGACCTCGTCGAGGCGGTGTGCGCCGCTGCGCCGGGCTGCCGGGTGCGGCTGGGCTCCCTGGAGCCCCGGACCGTGACGGAGGACTTCAGCCGCCGGTGCGCCGCCTTGGACAACCTGTGCCCCCACTTCCACCTGTCCATGCAGTCCGGCTGCGACGCCACTCTGAGGCGGATGAATCGAAAGTACGACACCGCCCGGTATTTTGAGAGCGTGGAATTACTGAGAGGATACTTTCAGGCCCCCGGTCTTACCACCGATCTCATCGTGGGCTTCCCCGGGGAGACCGAGGAGGAGTTTGCCCAGACCCTGACCTTCGTGGAGCGGTGCGCCTTCACTGCCATGCACATCTTCCCTTACTCCCGGCGCACCGGCACCCCGGCGGCGGACCTGCCGGGCCAGGTGCCCAGGGGCGTGAAGGAGGAGCGGGCCCGCCGGGCGGCGGCGCTGGCCACACGTCTGGAGCGGGCCTATCTGGCGTCCTGGGTGGGACAGGCCCTGCCCGTCCTTTTTGAGGAGGAGAAGGAGGGCCTCTGGCGGGGGCACGCCCCCAACTATGTGCAGGTGCGGGCGCAGGGCGCCGGCCTGCACAACCGGGTCCGGCAGGTCCGGATCACCGGCGTCGGGGAGGACTGTCTGGAGGGAGAATTGCTGTGA
- a CDS encoding transketolase family protein, translated as MAEKIATRAAYGEALAALGEHYPQLVVLDADLSGSTMSKKFADKYPERFFNMGIAEANMTTVAAGLSTCGKKVFTNTFAMFAAGRAFEQVRNSIAYPHLNVTVVGSHGGLSVGEDGATHQCCEDYALMRSLPGMLVLSPCDAPEMRRAVQALLDYEGPAYLRLGRLAVESVTDGAPGYRFELGKGAVLRDGGDVTVIAAGMMVQMALKAAEALQAEGVSVRVVDMHTIKPLDEALVLRCARETGCIVTTEEHNIIGGLGEAVAACVSAGCPVPVVRHGVEDVFGRSGKAERVLEHFGLSPEGIAAKVRQALELKK; from the coding sequence ATGGCAGAGAAGATCGCAACGAGAGCCGCCTACGGCGAGGCCCTGGCCGCCCTGGGGGAGCACTATCCCCAGTTGGTGGTGCTGGACGCCGACCTGTCCGGCTCCACCATGAGTAAGAAGTTCGCCGATAAGTACCCGGAGCGCTTTTTCAACATGGGCATTGCCGAGGCCAACATGACCACCGTGGCCGCCGGCCTGTCCACCTGCGGCAAGAAGGTGTTCACCAATACCTTTGCCATGTTCGCCGCCGGCCGGGCCTTTGAACAGGTCCGCAACTCCATCGCCTATCCCCACCTGAATGTGACGGTGGTGGGCTCCCACGGCGGCCTGTCCGTAGGCGAGGACGGAGCCACCCACCAGTGCTGCGAGGACTACGCCCTCATGCGCAGCCTGCCCGGGATGCTGGTGCTCTCCCCCTGCGACGCTCCCGAGATGCGCCGGGCCGTCCAGGCCCTGCTGGACTACGAGGGTCCCGCCTACCTGCGCCTGGGCCGCCTGGCGGTGGAGTCGGTTACCGACGGAGCGCCCGGCTACCGCTTCGAGCTGGGCAAGGGCGCCGTGCTGCGGGACGGCGGCGACGTCACCGTCATCGCCGCCGGTATGATGGTCCAGATGGCCCTGAAGGCAGCCGAGGCCCTCCAGGCCGAGGGCGTGTCGGTCCGAGTGGTGGATATGCACACCATCAAGCCCCTGGATGAGGCGCTGGTGCTGCGCTGCGCCCGGGAGACCGGCTGCATCGTCACCACCGAGGAGCACAACATCATCGGCGGCCTGGGCGAGGCGGTGGCCGCCTGTGTGTCCGCCGGCTGCCCCGTACCCGTGGTGCGCCACGGCGTGGAGGACGTGTTCGGCCGCTCCGGCAAGGCCGAGCGGGTGCTGGAGCACTTCGGCCTGAGCCCGGAGGGCATCGCCGCCAAGGTCCGCCAGGCCCTGGAGCTCAAAAAATAA
- a CDS encoding MATE family efflux transporter — protein MSIFHPAEDKFTQMTQTPIPNLVATLAVPTIISMLVTSVYNMADTYFVGQIGTSATAAVGVALPLMAVIQAIGFTFGQGSGNTVSRLLGQQKREEAESMISVAFFSAFLCGLVLGVLGTVLIEPMVHFLGATDTSAPYTIDYVHFILIGAPFMVSSLVLNNQFRFQGNAVFGMVGIFSGAIVNIVLDPIFIFALDLGTGGAALATILSQFLSFCLLVGGTFRGTNIPLSFRQFRPSLDKYRIILANGLPSFWRQALASLATILLNVAGRNCGGDTVVAAMSIVSRVTMFAGSGIIGFGQGYQPVCGFNYGAGLYGRVREAFRFFFRVALIAALALSILGFLFAPQVVALFRRDDPEVICIGALALRLQCITFPLMSWLFPASMTLQTIGRSFKATVLAMCRQGLTFVPLILVLPYLWGVFGIQASQPLADILTFAVALPMGLGVLRELRLAQEGAEAQGTA, from the coding sequence TTGTCCATCTTTCATCCGGCCGAAGACAAATTTACCCAGATGACCCAGACCCCCATCCCCAACCTGGTGGCCACGCTGGCTGTCCCCACCATCATCAGCATGCTGGTCACCTCGGTCTACAACATGGCCGATACCTACTTCGTAGGGCAGATCGGTACCAGCGCCACCGCCGCCGTAGGCGTGGCCCTCCCCCTGATGGCCGTCATCCAGGCCATCGGCTTCACCTTCGGCCAGGGCTCGGGCAACACCGTCTCCCGCCTGCTGGGCCAGCAGAAGCGGGAGGAGGCCGAGTCCATGATCTCGGTGGCCTTCTTTTCCGCTTTCCTCTGCGGGCTCGTCCTGGGTGTGCTGGGCACCGTACTCATCGAACCCATGGTGCACTTTCTGGGCGCCACCGACACCAGCGCCCCCTATACCATCGACTATGTCCACTTTATCCTCATCGGCGCGCCCTTCATGGTGTCCTCTCTGGTGCTGAACAACCAGTTTCGCTTCCAGGGCAACGCCGTGTTCGGCATGGTGGGCATCTTCTCCGGCGCCATCGTCAACATCGTGCTGGACCCCATCTTCATCTTCGCGCTGGATCTGGGCACTGGAGGGGCGGCCCTGGCCACCATTCTAAGCCAGTTTCTCAGCTTCTGCCTGCTGGTGGGCGGCACCTTCCGGGGCACCAACATCCCCCTGTCCTTCCGGCAGTTCCGCCCCTCGCTGGACAAGTATCGCATCATCCTCGCCAACGGCCTGCCTTCTTTCTGGCGGCAGGCATTGGCCAGCCTGGCCACTATTCTGCTCAACGTGGCGGGGCGCAACTGCGGCGGCGATACCGTAGTAGCCGCCATGAGCATCGTCTCCCGGGTCACCATGTTCGCCGGCTCGGGCATCATCGGCTTTGGCCAGGGCTACCAGCCGGTGTGCGGCTTTAACTACGGCGCCGGGCTGTACGGCCGGGTACGGGAAGCCTTCCGCTTTTTCTTCCGGGTGGCTCTCATCGCCGCCCTGGCCCTGTCCATCCTGGGCTTCCTCTTCGCCCCCCAGGTGGTGGCCCTCTTCCGCCGGGACGACCCGGAGGTCATATGCATCGGCGCGCTGGCCCTCCGGCTCCAGTGCATCACCTTTCCCCTCATGTCCTGGCTCTTTCCCGCCAGCATGACCCTGCAAACCATCGGCCGCTCCTTCAAGGCCACGGTACTGGCCATGTGCCGCCAGGGGCTCACCTTTGTGCCCCTGATCCTGGTCCTGCCCTATCTGTGGGGGGTATTCGGCATCCAGGCCAGCCAGCCGCTGGCTGACATTCTCACCTTCGCTGTGGCCCTGCCCATGGGTCTGGGCGTCCTGCGGGAGCTCCGGCTGGCGCAGGAAGGAGCCGAGGCCCAGGGGACCGCCTGA
- a CDS encoding RNA polymerase sigma factor, translated as MFLLMSMEELARAQRPEGRLEERLLPLVGQGDSEAFEVLYRSTEKAVYALALSILRNPHDAEDIVQETYLKVRAAAHLYVPQGKPLAWLFTITKNLCRDLLRGQSRTEAAPDGAEDDLRFSYVSDPTDRLVLETALKALGEEERQVVLLHAASGLKHREIARDLGLPLSTVLSRYSRALKKLQRYLTEEGVHL; from the coding sequence GTGTTCCTGCTGATGTCCATGGAGGAGCTGGCCCGTGCCCAACGGCCGGAGGGCCGGCTGGAGGAGCGCCTGCTGCCCCTGGTCGGCCAGGGGGATTCGGAGGCCTTCGAGGTCCTGTACCGCTCCACGGAGAAGGCCGTCTATGCCCTGGCCCTCTCCATTTTGAGGAACCCCCACGACGCGGAGGACATCGTCCAGGAGACCTATCTCAAGGTGCGGGCAGCCGCCCACCTGTATGTTCCCCAGGGCAAGCCCCTGGCCTGGCTGTTCACCATCACCAAGAATCTTTGCCGGGACCTGCTGCGCGGTCAGAGCCGGACAGAGGCCGCCCCAGATGGGGCGGAGGATGATCTGCGCTTCTCCTACGTCTCCGACCCCACCGACCGGCTGGTGCTGGAGACCGCCCTCAAAGCGCTGGGCGAGGAAGAGCGGCAGGTGGTGCTGCTTCACGCCGCCTCCGGCCTGAAGCACCGGGAGATCGCCCGGGACCTGGGTCTTCCCCTGTCCACCGTCCTGTCCCGGTACAGCAGAGCCCTGAAAAAGCTGCAGCGCTATCTGACGGAGGAGGGGGTGCACCTGTGA
- a CDS encoding PepSY domain-containing protein, whose protein sequence is MSRKKLEHALCRAVEDLPRPGLDAVSGPPVVRMEVHDYITRPASPDPRLRRRRLASLAAAVCLLAVIAGAAVWTQFFQIYSTVELSVNPHFSIRLNRRDQVRAVDGVNGDAQALLEGRSYRGWTLEATVNSLMDELALKGYLTSPQDQVDVLAASKALPHAQKLREEVEALVAAKLSGLDAPEPEPAPSPEPTPSVTATPSPTPSPSVGDTPAPAVPVSPAVSPSPSPAVSPAPVPTPTPAPTPTPAPIQPQPLTEADVESMVRALFPGGKIQKIKLDEDDGVSYYEVMLKDGKEKIDLEIDAYTGEVLDLDYDD, encoded by the coding sequence GTGAGCCGCAAGAAATTGGAACATGCCCTGTGCCGCGCGGTGGAGGACCTGCCCCGACCCGGCCTGGACGCCGTCTCCGGCCCTCCCGTGGTCCGGATGGAGGTCCATGACTACATCACCCGTCCGGCCTCCCCCGACCCCCGCCTGCGGCGCCGGCGCCTGGCCTCCCTGGCCGCCGCGGTCTGCCTGCTGGCGGTCATCGCCGGAGCGGCGGTATGGACGCAGTTTTTCCAAATCTACTCCACCGTGGAGCTGTCCGTCAACCCCCACTTCTCCATCCGCCTCAACCGCCGGGACCAGGTCCGGGCGGTGGACGGCGTCAACGGCGACGCTCAGGCGCTGCTGGAGGGGCGCTCCTACCGGGGCTGGACCTTGGAGGCCACGGTGAACTCCCTGATGGATGAGCTGGCCCTCAAGGGCTACCTCACCTCCCCCCAGGACCAGGTGGACGTGCTGGCGGCCAGTAAGGCCCTCCCCCACGCCCAGAAGCTGCGGGAAGAGGTCGAGGCTCTGGTGGCGGCGAAGCTCTCCGGTCTGGATGCCCCGGAGCCGGAGCCCGCTCCCAGCCCGGAGCCCACCCCCTCCGTCACGGCCACGCCCTCTCCCACGCCCAGCCCGAGCGTGGGAGACACACCTGCGCCCGCTGTCCCCGTCTCCCCCGCTGTCTCGCCCAGCCCCAGTCCGGCGGTCTCGCCCGCGCCCGTCCCTACGCCTACGCCTGCGCCCACGCCTACGCCCGCGCCCATCCAGCCCCAGCCGCTGACGGAAGCCGACGTGGAGTCCATGGTCCGGGCCCTCTTTCCCGGCGGCAAGATCCAGAAGATCAAGCTGGATGAGGACGACGGCGTCTCCTATTATGAAGTGATGCTGAAGGACGGCAAGGAAAAGATCGACCTGGAGATCGACGCCTATACCGGCGAAGTGCTGGATCTGGATTACGACGACTGA
- a CDS encoding DeoR/GlpR family DNA-binding transcription regulator, translated as MFNERQLRIISLLQSQEKVSVSELTAEFGVSLVTVRQDLKKLEDQGVLKRTHGGAVAVDNGYDTSTRMWNNYEKKQRIVQRAAGLVSDGETIIIETGSTCSLLARELATKRGITIITNSVFLCNFVRACSSLDVVLLGGSFQHDAEANVGPLTKLGLSQFSVDKCFIGADAISEEKGVSTINLFRAEVVRSMSESAGKMIVLTTSDKIGGSAVASVFPLDHLHTLITDTDIKPADQHMLERAGVNVLTV; from the coding sequence GTGTTTAATGAGAGACAATTGCGGATCATCTCCCTGCTTCAGAGCCAGGAGAAGGTCAGCGTCAGCGAGCTCACCGCGGAATTTGGCGTCTCCCTGGTGACGGTGCGGCAGGATCTGAAAAAGCTGGAGGACCAGGGCGTCCTGAAGCGGACCCACGGCGGGGCGGTGGCGGTGGACAACGGCTATGATACCTCCACCCGCATGTGGAACAATTATGAGAAAAAGCAGCGCATCGTCCAGCGGGCGGCCGGTCTGGTCAGCGACGGGGAGACCATCATCATCGAGACGGGCTCCACCTGCTCCCTGCTGGCCCGGGAGCTGGCCACCAAGCGGGGCATCACCATCATTACCAACTCCGTGTTCCTGTGCAACTTCGTGCGGGCCTGCTCCTCGCTGGATGTGGTGCTGCTGGGCGGCTCCTTCCAGCACGACGCCGAGGCCAATGTGGGGCCGCTCACCAAGCTGGGCCTGAGCCAGTTCTCGGTGGACAAGTGTTTCATCGGCGCCGATGCCATCAGCGAAGAGAAGGGCGTGTCCACCATCAACCTGTTCCGGGCGGAGGTGGTGCGCTCCATGTCCGAATCGGCCGGCAAGATGATCGTGCTGACCACCTCCGACAAGATCGGCGGCAGCGCGGTAGCGTCGGTGTTCCCCCTGGACCACCTGCATACCCTCATTACCGACACCGACATCAAGCCGGCCGACCAGCATATGCTGGAGAGGGCGGGGGTCAACGTACTTACGGTGTGA
- a CDS encoding lipoate--protein ligase produces MVYLESPSTDPYFNLALEQYVFDCLPRDREYFMLWQNDNTIVVGKHQNTAEEINADFVRTHGIRVVRRLSGGGAVYHDLGNLNFTFVMDAGADSALDLHLFCRPVARALQKLGVDAQVNGRNDITIDGQKFSGNAQYRKQGRIMHHGTLMFDSDLSVVAQALQVSQDKIESKGIPSVRSRVTTIRPYLRQDVSLEQFKALLLEAMFEGTPMEPYSLTTQDLAAVQALRDSRYATWEWNYGASPKWSVRKRRRVEGVGVIEVFLVVEQGRIAAADFRGDYFSAEDSGPLSARLMGLPLEPSALTDALRDVPVDRYFTGLTAEALVCILTQ; encoded by the coding sequence ATGGTCTATCTGGAATCCCCCTCCACCGATCCCTATTTTAACCTGGCGCTGGAGCAGTACGTCTTCGACTGCCTGCCCCGGGACCGGGAATATTTCATGCTCTGGCAGAACGACAACACCATCGTGGTGGGCAAGCACCAGAACACGGCCGAGGAGATCAACGCCGACTTCGTCCGGACGCACGGCATCCGGGTGGTCCGGCGGCTGTCCGGCGGCGGCGCGGTGTACCACGATCTGGGCAACCTGAACTTCACCTTCGTCATGGACGCCGGGGCCGACAGCGCTCTGGATCTGCATCTGTTCTGCCGGCCGGTGGCCCGCGCCCTGCAAAAGCTGGGGGTGGACGCCCAGGTCAACGGCCGCAACGACATCACCATCGACGGCCAGAAGTTCTCCGGCAACGCCCAGTACCGCAAACAGGGCCGCATCATGCACCACGGCACCCTGATGTTCGACTCCGACCTCTCCGTGGTGGCCCAAGCCCTGCAGGTCTCCCAGGACAAGATCGAGTCCAAGGGGATTCCTTCGGTGCGCAGCCGGGTCACCACCATCCGTCCCTATCTCCGGCAGGACGTGTCCCTGGAGCAGTTCAAAGCCCTGCTGCTGGAGGCCATGTTCGAAGGGACGCCCATGGAGCCCTATTCGCTCACCACACAGGACCTGGCCGCCGTCCAGGCGCTGCGGGACAGCCGCTACGCCACCTGGGAGTGGAACTACGGCGCCTCCCCCAAGTGGTCGGTGCGTAAGCGCCGCCGGGTGGAGGGCGTGGGCGTCATCGAGGTCTTTCTGGTGGTGGAGCAGGGGCGCATTGCCGCCGCCGACTTCCGCGGCGATTACTTCTCCGCCGAGGATTCCGGCCCCCTGTCCGCCCGGCTGATGGGCCTGCCTCTGGAGCCCTCCGCCCTGACCGACGCCCTGCGGGACGTGCCGGTGGACCGGTATTTCACCGGCCTGACCGCCGAAGCCCTGGTCTGTATCCTGACCCAATGA
- a CDS encoding S41 family peptidase: MKRRKWLAALWAALLLLTGCAPGPATEAEAPPPATSAPVGTQTLAGVDFSAFLEEANAARRAVLEDGPDLDLSPWTADFRDQNDTFTPEEMDRLTAPPEALPPLSRAGMEEDVETLFTLLRTTYGAYTYFGGDEVFLPLKDAVRSDLEGERYLLSRDLEKVLVRHLAPVLVDGHFTLGSTAMRDGHAQYMYYVPGLYFSDTEGLDPAYVKPTIGPDGAIVHWFAALSHDGTDLPERQGDYELDWVRAGETPWDGLDVFTETEAEGIPVLTSRQMYARKGRPPQEEQLERFASCGGDYADESLFLFDLRANGGGSDIWIMDWFEGWAGQPAAPRRAFAHRVSQLSNRLMPEGYPADRIGTWQTADLESRWAQTDSVVLVLTDKGTASSGETAVEFFRAAGDVLFIGGPTLGCSLTPNNCNFYLPNTGLRVYFGTGLSFCESLENIDGAGFLPDLWVEPADALDAAVRLCQYYNLK; the protein is encoded by the coding sequence GTGAAGCGGAGAAAATGGCTGGCGGCCCTGTGGGCGGCTCTGCTGCTGCTGACGGGCTGCGCCCCCGGCCCCGCCACGGAGGCGGAGGCCCCGCCCCCAGCGACCTCCGCCCCCGTGGGGACCCAGACGCTAGCGGGCGTGGACTTCTCCGCCTTTTTGGAGGAGGCCAACGCCGCCCGCCGGGCGGTGCTGGAGGATGGCCCCGACCTGGATCTGAGTCCGTGGACGGCGGACTTCCGGGACCAGAACGATACCTTTACCCCGGAGGAGATGGACCGGCTGACCGCGCCGCCGGAAGCCCTGCCGCCCCTGAGCCGGGCGGGGATGGAGGAGGACGTGGAGACTCTCTTCACCCTGCTGCGTACCACCTATGGGGCCTACACATACTTTGGCGGGGACGAGGTGTTCCTGCCCCTCAAGGACGCGGTGCGCTCCGACCTGGAGGGGGAGCGCTACCTGCTCTCCCGGGACTTGGAGAAGGTGTTGGTCCGGCATCTCGCTCCGGTGCTGGTGGACGGGCACTTTACCCTGGGTTCCACCGCCATGCGGGACGGCCACGCCCAGTACATGTACTACGTGCCCGGCCTCTATTTTTCCGACACGGAGGGGTTGGACCCGGCCTACGTCAAGCCCACCATCGGCCCGGACGGCGCCATCGTCCACTGGTTCGCCGCCCTGAGCCACGACGGAACCGACCTGCCGGAGCGACAGGGAGATTACGAGCTGGACTGGGTGCGGGCGGGGGAGACCCCCTGGGACGGGTTGGACGTATTCACTGAGACAGAGGCGGAGGGAATTCCGGTGCTGACCTCCCGGCAGATGTACGCCCGGAAGGGGCGGCCGCCGCAGGAGGAACAGTTGGAGCGCTTCGCCTCCTGCGGCGGCGACTACGCGGATGAGTCCCTCTTCCTCTTTGACCTGAGGGCCAACGGCGGGGGGAGCGACATCTGGATCATGGACTGGTTCGAGGGCTGGGCGGGGCAGCCCGCCGCACCCCGGCGGGCCTTCGCCCACCGGGTGTCTCAGCTTTCCAACAGGCTGATGCCGGAGGGCTACCCGGCGGATCGAATCGGGACCTGGCAGACGGCTGATCTGGAGAGCCGGTGGGCCCAGACGGACAGCGTCGTTCTGGTCCTCACCGACAAGGGGACGGCCTCCTCGGGGGAGACGGCGGTGGAATTCTTCCGCGCGGCGGGGGATGTCCTGTTTATTGGGGGCCCCACCCTGGGCTGTTCCCTGACCCCCAACAACTGTAACTTCTACCTGCCCAACACCGGCCTGCGGGTCTACTTCGGCACGGGCCTGTCCTTCTGCGAGAGCCTGGAGAACATCGACGGGGCGGGCTTCCTCCCCGACCTGTGGGTGGAGCCCGCCGATGCCCTGGACGCGGCGGTCCGGCTGTGCCAATACTACAACTTGAAATAG